In one window of Mytilus trossulus isolate FHL-02 chromosome 7, PNRI_Mtr1.1.1.hap1, whole genome shotgun sequence DNA:
- the LOC134726022 gene encoding hexosaminidase D-like isoform X2, whose product MLTGYTVDRMNLMDQNHRLVHLDLKGAPPRVEYLEQVIPLFKKLGATGLLIEYEDMFPYYGELEEVASQHAYSKEAIYRIQQLAEENSLIIIPLVQSFGHFEFVLKHEKFRSLREVPNYPMALCPSNPDSLMAVCMMIDQVMELHQGLRWFHIGADEVYHIGICDKCKKRMHVQNLTQQQLFFSHCKAVLNYIKVKYPSVTAIMWDDMLRHTELSVLLESGLAGLVEPMIWHYLTKFLLPPDIWDKFSKLFPNIWLGSAFKGATGSNMYLTNIGYHIENHLVWVALQEKEKQKFQTIRGYAVTGWSRYDHYAVLCELLPQALPSLGICLSVLNKGTFNADLHNGVSDVLKFKSHLPISPFQCLGAPPCDFPGHKVYRDMLDFNHLEASYEDLMHNESIFTWMNEYQIKRNFVNPVHVGPLLNAVAKLLESFRILKARLQSSLSEVFYDTATEEWMNVYFFPKKHKLKDIIENARNSGLSSLIE is encoded by the exons ATGCTAACAG GTTATACAGTAGACAGAATGAATTTAATGGACCAGAACCATAg aCTTGTTCACCTTGACCTGAAGGGTGCTCCGCCTAGGGTGGAATATTTAGAACAG GTTATACCATTGTTTAAGAAGTTGGGTGCTACAGGTCTCCTTATTGAATATGAAGATATGTTTCCATACTATGGAGAATTAGAGGAGGTAGCATCACAACATGCATACAG CAAAGAAGCAATATACAGAATTCAGCAACTAGCAGAAGAAAATAGTTTGATTATAATCCCTCTAGTGCAATCATTTGGCCATTTTGAG TTTGTGTTGAAACATGAGAAATTCAGATCTCTTAGAGAAGTTCCCAACTATCCCATGGCTCTTTGTCCTTCCAATCCAg ATTCTTTGATGGCAGTTTGTATGATGATTGATCAAGTTATGGAATTACATCAAGGTCTACGGTGGTTCCATATCGGAGCTGATGAG GTCTACCATATTGGGATCTGTGATAAATGTAAGAAACGAATGCATGTACAGAACCTTACACAACAACAACTCTTCTTTAGTCACTGTAAGGCTGTACTTAACTACATCAAAGTCAAGTATCCATCAGTTACAGCTATAATGTGGGACGACATGCTGAGACATACAGAACTATCTGTTTTACTGG AATCGGGTTTGGCAGGCCTTGTAGAACCTATGATATGGCATTATTTGACAAAGTTTTTATTGCCACCag atattTGGGACAAGTTTTCCAAGCTATTTCCCAATATTTGGTTAGGTAGTGCATTCAAGGGAGCAACAGGGTCTAATATGTATTTGACAAACATTGGTTACCACATAGAAAATCATCTCGTCTGGGTGGCTTTACAGGAGAAAGAAAAACAGAAGTTCCAAACAATCCGAGGTTATGCTGTTACTGGCTGGTCcag GTATGACCATTATGCTGTTCTATGTGAGTTATTACCACAAGCCTTACCTAGTCTGGGAATCTGTCTCTCCGTGTTAAACAAGGGAACATTTAATGCTGACCTTCACAATGGTGTGTCTGACGTTCTCAAGTTTAAATCTCACCTTCCTATCAGTCCATTTCAGTG TTTAGGAGCACCTCCTTGTGATTTTCCAGGACATAAAGTGTACAGAGATATGCTGGATTTCAATCACCTTGAGGCTTCCTATGAAGATCTAATGCATAATGAGag CATATTTACTTGGATGAAcgaatatcaaataaaaagaaactttGTCAATCCTGTCCATGTAGGACCCTTACTAAATGCTGTAGCAAA gTTATTGGAGAGTTTTCGAATCTTAAAAGCACGACTGCAGTCATCTCTATCAGAAGTATTCTATGACACAGCTACTGAAGAATGGATGAATGTTTACTTTTTTcctaaaaaacacaaattaaaggACATCATTGAAAATGCCAGAAATAGTGGACTTTCATCGTTAATTGAATAG
- the LOC134726023 gene encoding cytochrome b-245 chaperone 1-like, with amino-acid sequence MRSFVKIKEETDASLHLVKESGLYGYALLTAFTAIGYGAASYSQDSYFWQTVYLTFGVFMGLACMEDYEECVFNKTDKDIRLTKQTIWDRILSVISQRPASVVVFNIEDVTGVHVKEETVTYFGKGYQVVLFMNSGIDVGVTDSFIFGRESSEHTKLADKIKEFLNLYQHPEGLSDDSSSDSGEDGFEHITDQVIEEELKKDQQ; translated from the exons atgagaagttttgtaaaaattaaggAAGAGACAGATGCTAGTTTACATCTTGTTAAAGAAAGTGGTCTATATGGTTATGCACTCCTTACAG ccTTCACAGCCATTGGATATGGAGCAGCATCTTACAGTCAAg ATTCCTATTTCTGGCAGACAGTTTACCTAACCTTTGGTGTATTTATGGGATTAGCCTGTATGGAAGACTATGAG GAATGTGTATTTAACAAAACAGATAAAGATATTCGTCTTACAAAACAGACTATATGGGATAGAATACTTAGTGTGATTAGTCAAAGGCCTGCCAGTGTGG TTGTGTTCAATATAGAAGATGTGACAGGTGTACATGTAAAAGAGGAGACTGTGACCTACTTTGGTAAAGGCTATCAGGTTGTGCTATTCATGAACTCAGGAATTGATGTAGGTGTTACCGATTCTTTTATCTTTGGAAGAGAGAG cTCTGAACATACTAAACTTGctgacaaaataaaagaatttctgaatttatatcAACACCCAGAAGGCTTATCAGATGATAGTAGCTCAGATTCTGGAGAGGATGGGTTTGAACATATCACAGATCAAGTCATAGAGGAAGAACTGAAAAAGGACCAACAATAA
- the LOC134726733 gene encoding uncharacterized protein LOC134726733 yields MISSMIKVYPITELTIHTVLLHSINSTVIDAFNYTVIDAFNYTVIDSINYTLIDSINYTLIDSINYTVIDSFNYTVIDSINYTAIDSFNYTLIDSINYTVIDSINYTAIDSFNYTVIDSINYTAIDSFNYTLIDSINYTLIDSINYTAIDSFNYTVIDSFNYTVIDSINYTLIDSINYTAIDSFNYTLIDSINYTLIDSINYTLIDSINYTVINAFNYTVIDSINYTLIDSINYTVINAFNYTVIDSINYTAIDSFNYTLIDSINYTLIDSINYTLIDSINYTLIDSINYTLIDSINYTLIDSINYTLIDSINYTLIDSINYTLIDSINYTLIDAFNYTLIDSFNYTLIDSINYTLIDAINYTLIDSFNYTVIDSINYTAIDSFNYTLIDSIDYTLIDSINYTLIDSINYTLIDSINYTLIDSINNTVIDSFNYTVIDTFNYTVIDSFNYTLIDSINYTLIDSINYN; encoded by the coding sequence atGATAAGTTCTATGATAAAAGTATACCCAATCACCGAGTTAACAATACATACTGTCCTGCTTCATTCAATTAACTCCACAGTAATTGATGCATTTAACTACACAGTAATTGATGCATTTAACTACACAGTAATTGATTCAATTAACTACACATTAATTGATTCAATTAACTACACATTAATTGATTCAATTAACTACACAGTAATTGATTCATTTAACTACACAGTAATTGATTCAATTAACTACACAGCAATTGATTCATTTAACTACACATTAATTGATTCAATTAACTACACAGTAATTGATTCAATTAACTACACAGCAATTGATTCATTTAACTACACAGTAATTGATTCCATTAACTACACAGCAATTGATTCATTTAACTACACATTAATTGATTCAATTAACTACACATTAATTGATTCAATTAACTACACAGCAATTGATTCATTTAACTACACAGTAATTGATTCATTTAACTACACAGTAATTGATTCAATTAACTACACATTAATTGATTCAATTAACTACACAGCAATTGATTCATTTAACTACACATTAATTGATTCAATTAACTACACATTAATTGATTCAATTAACTACACATTAATTGATTCAATTAACTACACAGTAATTAATGCATTTAACTACACAGTAATTGATTCAATTAACTACACATTAATTGATTCAATTAACTACACAGTAATTAATGCATTTAACTACACAGTAATTGATTCAATTAACTACACAGCAATTGATTCATTTAACTACACATTAATTGATTCAATTAACTACACATTAATTGATTCAATTAACTACACATTAATTGATTCAATTAACTACACATTAATTGATTCAATTAACTACACATTAATTGATTCAATTAACTACACATTAATTGATTCAATTAACTACACATTAATTGATTCAATTAACTACACATTAATTGATTCAATTAACTACACATTAATTGATTCAATTAACTACACATTAATTGATGCATTTAACTACACATTAATTGATTCATTTAACTACACATTAATTGATTCAATTAACTACACATTAATTGATGCAATTAACTACACATTAATTGATTCATTTAACTACACAGTAATTGATTCAATTAACTACACAGCAATTGATTCATTTAACTACACATTAATTGATTCAATTGACTACACATTAATTGATTCAATTAACTACACATTAATTGATTCAATTAACTACACATTAATTGATTCAATTAACTACACATTAATTGATTCAATTAACAACACAGTAATTGATTCATTTAACTACACAGTAATTGATACATTTAACTACACAGTAATTGATTCATTTAACTACACATTAATTGATTCAATTAACTACACATTAATTGATTCAATTAACTACAATTAA
- the LOC134726022 gene encoding hexosaminidase D-like isoform X1 produces MHKGYTVDRMNLMDQNHRLVHLDLKGAPPRVEYLEQVIPLFKKLGATGLLIEYEDMFPYYGELEEVASQHAYSKEAIYRIQQLAEENSLIIIPLVQSFGHFEFVLKHEKFRSLREVPNYPMALCPSNPDSLMAVCMMIDQVMELHQGLRWFHIGADEVYHIGICDKCKKRMHVQNLTQQQLFFSHCKAVLNYIKVKYPSVTAIMWDDMLRHTELSVLLESGLAGLVEPMIWHYLTKFLLPPDIWDKFSKLFPNIWLGSAFKGATGSNMYLTNIGYHIENHLVWVALQEKEKQKFQTIRGYAVTGWSRYDHYAVLCELLPQALPSLGICLSVLNKGTFNADLHNGVSDVLKFKSHLPISPFQCLGAPPCDFPGHKVYRDMLDFNHLEASYEDLMHNESIFTWMNEYQIKRNFVNPVHVGPLLNAVAKLLESFRILKARLQSSLSEVFYDTATEEWMNVYFFPKKHKLKDIIENARNSGLSSLIE; encoded by the exons ATGCACAAAG GTTATACAGTAGACAGAATGAATTTAATGGACCAGAACCATAg aCTTGTTCACCTTGACCTGAAGGGTGCTCCGCCTAGGGTGGAATATTTAGAACAG GTTATACCATTGTTTAAGAAGTTGGGTGCTACAGGTCTCCTTATTGAATATGAAGATATGTTTCCATACTATGGAGAATTAGAGGAGGTAGCATCACAACATGCATACAG CAAAGAAGCAATATACAGAATTCAGCAACTAGCAGAAGAAAATAGTTTGATTATAATCCCTCTAGTGCAATCATTTGGCCATTTTGAG TTTGTGTTGAAACATGAGAAATTCAGATCTCTTAGAGAAGTTCCCAACTATCCCATGGCTCTTTGTCCTTCCAATCCAg ATTCTTTGATGGCAGTTTGTATGATGATTGATCAAGTTATGGAATTACATCAAGGTCTACGGTGGTTCCATATCGGAGCTGATGAG GTCTACCATATTGGGATCTGTGATAAATGTAAGAAACGAATGCATGTACAGAACCTTACACAACAACAACTCTTCTTTAGTCACTGTAAGGCTGTACTTAACTACATCAAAGTCAAGTATCCATCAGTTACAGCTATAATGTGGGACGACATGCTGAGACATACAGAACTATCTGTTTTACTGG AATCGGGTTTGGCAGGCCTTGTAGAACCTATGATATGGCATTATTTGACAAAGTTTTTATTGCCACCag atattTGGGACAAGTTTTCCAAGCTATTTCCCAATATTTGGTTAGGTAGTGCATTCAAGGGAGCAACAGGGTCTAATATGTATTTGACAAACATTGGTTACCACATAGAAAATCATCTCGTCTGGGTGGCTTTACAGGAGAAAGAAAAACAGAAGTTCCAAACAATCCGAGGTTATGCTGTTACTGGCTGGTCcag GTATGACCATTATGCTGTTCTATGTGAGTTATTACCACAAGCCTTACCTAGTCTGGGAATCTGTCTCTCCGTGTTAAACAAGGGAACATTTAATGCTGACCTTCACAATGGTGTGTCTGACGTTCTCAAGTTTAAATCTCACCTTCCTATCAGTCCATTTCAGTG TTTAGGAGCACCTCCTTGTGATTTTCCAGGACATAAAGTGTACAGAGATATGCTGGATTTCAATCACCTTGAGGCTTCCTATGAAGATCTAATGCATAATGAGag CATATTTACTTGGATGAAcgaatatcaaataaaaagaaactttGTCAATCCTGTCCATGTAGGACCCTTACTAAATGCTGTAGCAAA gTTATTGGAGAGTTTTCGAATCTTAAAAGCACGACTGCAGTCATCTCTATCAGAAGTATTCTATGACACAGCTACTGAAGAATGGATGAATGTTTACTTTTTTcctaaaaaacacaaattaaaggACATCATTGAAAATGCCAGAAATAGTGGACTTTCATCGTTAATTGAATAG